From a single Cyclobacterium marinum DSM 745 genomic region:
- a CDS encoding NIPSNAP family protein, translating to MKHNPCTFKFFALFFLLIISSFSLKAQDGKKDLYELRVYHIANLKQGEVTENYLEKAFIPAAHRAGVKNVGVFKPLPSEPDAGKKIYVFLPFSNSKDYFRFQRKIKSDPKHQEEGKTFIHAAFDNPSFSRIETSLMQAFETRPRMALPKLSSPKSERVYELRSYESATERLYHQKVKMFNEGEIDIFDELNFNGIFYGEPLAGANMPNLVYLTAFENMEDRDAHWATFSDYPAWLALKANSEYDNTVSKNDKRLLRPTSYSDF from the coding sequence TTTGCTTTATTTTTTCTTCTCATTATAAGTTCCTTCTCTCTTAAAGCCCAAGATGGGAAAAAAGACTTGTATGAGTTAAGGGTTTACCATATAGCGAATCTTAAACAAGGGGAAGTAACTGAAAATTATTTAGAAAAGGCTTTTATACCGGCTGCCCATCGAGCAGGAGTTAAGAACGTTGGTGTTTTTAAACCATTACCCTCCGAGCCTGATGCAGGAAAAAAAATCTACGTTTTTCTCCCCTTTTCAAATTCAAAAGATTATTTCAGATTTCAAAGAAAAATAAAATCTGACCCCAAACATCAAGAAGAAGGTAAAACATTCATTCATGCAGCATTTGATAATCCTAGCTTTAGTAGGATTGAGACCTCTTTAATGCAAGCCTTTGAAACAAGACCTAGAATGGCTCTTCCGAAACTAAGTTCTCCTAAAAGTGAAAGGGTTTATGAATTAAGAAGTTATGAGTCTGCTACAGAAAGGCTTTACCACCAAAAAGTAAAAATGTTTAACGAAGGTGAAATTGATATTTTTGATGAATTAAATTTCAACGGCATTTTTTATGGAGAGCCTTTGGCAGGTGCAAATATGCCTAACCTTGTATATTTGACAGCCTTTGAGAACATGGAAGATAGGGATGCACACTGGGCCACCTTTAGTGATTATCCAGCTTGGTTGGCATTAAAGGCCAATAGTGAGTATGACAATACTGTTTCTAAAAATGATAAAAGACTATTGCGACCAACTTCCTACTCAGATTTTTAA
- a CDS encoding substrate-binding domain-containing protein: MEQIRITGVPEHFNFPWQLLVKEQPFLKDGVNLVWEDESRGSGAMNSAIRNDSTDLAIILTESFLKDKIDGNPGKIIGYHVKSPLVWGIHVPAEAGVNNLNDLKSSPFLVSRKGSGSHLMSFLLAKREGWNPQDLNFEIINNLDGAISSFKDNKVKAFLWEKFTTKPLVDQGLFKRVGEIPTPWPCFVIVASDKILEHKPELLQKILNEIYSINREILEDKESFVLPISKAYSLEAEDVRDWIRQTTWAEDAEVPSQEIGITLETLMGLGLIDEKMDIAEFIQNLNP, encoded by the coding sequence ATGGAACAAATAAGGATTACAGGGGTACCAGAGCATTTTAATTTCCCTTGGCAACTATTGGTTAAAGAACAACCTTTTTTAAAAGATGGGGTGAATTTGGTCTGGGAAGATGAGTCCAGAGGATCTGGAGCAATGAATTCTGCCATTAGAAACGATTCAACTGATTTGGCCATCATACTTACCGAAAGTTTTTTGAAAGATAAAATTGACGGAAACCCTGGAAAAATTATCGGGTACCATGTCAAGTCTCCTTTGGTATGGGGGATTCACGTTCCTGCAGAGGCCGGTGTGAATAATCTTAATGATCTTAAATCTTCCCCATTTCTGGTAAGTAGAAAGGGATCAGGCTCTCATTTAATGTCTTTTTTACTTGCCAAAAGAGAAGGCTGGAACCCTCAAGATCTCAATTTTGAAATTATTAATAATCTAGATGGTGCCATTTCATCATTTAAGGATAATAAAGTTAAAGCTTTTCTTTGGGAAAAATTTACAACCAAACCTTTGGTAGATCAAGGGCTTTTCAAAAGGGTTGGGGAAATCCCCACGCCTTGGCCTTGTTTTGTTATTGTCGCTTCAGATAAAATTTTAGAGCATAAGCCAGAATTGCTTCAAAAAATTCTAAATGAAATTTACAGTATCAATAGGGAAATTTTGGAAGACAAAGAAAGTTTTGTTCTGCCTATAAGTAAAGCTTATTCGCTTGAGGCTGAAGATGTGAGGGATTGGATCCGGCAGACAACTTGGGCAGAAGATGCTGAAGTCCCAAGTCAAGAAATTGGCATTACTTTGGAAACTTTAATGGGTTTAGGGCTCATCGATGAAAAAATGGACATTGCTGAATTTATTCAAAATTTAAATCCTTAA